In the Quercus lobata isolate SW786 chromosome 5, ValleyOak3.0 Primary Assembly, whole genome shotgun sequence genome, one interval contains:
- the LOC115991314 gene encoding UDP-glycosyltransferase 90A1-like translates to MATAQTPVHHVVIFPHMAQGHTIPLLDISKALSNRGLKVTIITTPSNAPFISSRTNKHPNITLSIIPFPKVPDLPQGCENTADLPSMALFTTFTEATKKMKQPFEDVLRNMIDDGCPPICVISDFFLGWTLESCHLFDIPRIVSHGMGVFPMVICKSPSLHVPSFKDLSPLDPIDFSELKFPFTLNKGDIPEVFLNGDPNDPYVRLVMELGEADVNSWGVIVNSFEEIEGEYIGAFESNYCNEAKAYCVGPLPLYDQLDQEVDASYIKWLDKYVESNQLGSVIYVSYGTQTHLSNDQMDEIAFGLEMAGHPFIWVVRSKTWAPPDGWTKRVKEEGLVVYDWVEQRSILAHPSIGGFLSHCGWNSVLESLANGVPLLSWPMLDISEQALNAKLVTMGLGAGLVIPQRAVGGEKIMTVDRVVICERVKELMGGAKGRKVKERAQELGQLAWHAVEKGGSRKKLDELIERLTNKNM, encoded by the coding sequence TCAAATGCTCCATTCATCTCTTCCAGAACCAACAAGCACCCAAATATCACTTTGTCAATAATCCCATTTCCAAAAGTTCCAGACTTGCCACAAGGCTGTGAGAATACAGCTGACCTTCCTTCAATGGCTCTATTTACTACCTTTACAGAAGCCACgaaaaaaatgaaacaaccTTTTGAGGATGTTCTTAGAAACATGATTGACGATGGGTGTCCTCCAATTTGTGTTATCTCTGACTTTTTCCTCGGTTGGACACTTGAGTCATGTCATTTATTTGATATTCCACGAATTGTCTCTCATGGAATGGGCGTGTTTCCAATGGTTATTTGCAAATCTCCTTCTTTGCATGTCCCAAGTTTTAAGGATTTGTCACCTTTGGATCCTATAGATTTTTCTGAGCTGAAATTTCCATTCACTTTGAACAAAGGTGACATCCCTGAGGTATTTTTAAATGGTGATCCAAATGACCCTTATGTGCGTCTTGTAATGGAGTTGGGAGAAGCGGATGTGAATAGTTGGGGTGTCATTGTTAATAGCTTTGAAGAGATTGAAGGTGAGTATATTGGAGCATTTGAATCCAACTATTGCAATGAGGCCAAAGCTTATTGTGTGGGGCCACTTCCCCTTTATGATCAACTTGATCAAGAAGTGGATGCTTCATACATCAAGTGGCTAGATAAGTATGTTGAATCTAATCAATTAGGCAGTGTGATTTATGTTTCATATGGTACACAAACACATTTGTCAAATGATCAAATGGATGAGATTGCTTTTGGGTTGGAGATGGCAGGCCATCCTTTCATTTGGGTTGTGAGATCAAAGACTTGGGCTCCACCAGATGGATGGACTAAGAGAGTGAAAGAAGAAGGGTTGGTTGTATATGATTGGGTGGAACAACGAAGCATACTAGCACACCCTTCAATAGGTGGGTTTTTGAGTCATTGTGGTTGGAACTCAGTGTTGGAGAGCTTGGCAAATGGGGTTCCACTTTTGTCTTGGCCTATGCTTGATATTAGTGAGCAAGCCTTGAATGCTAAACTTGTAACAATGGGATTGGGAGCAGGGCTAGTGATTCCACAAAGAGCTGTTGGAGGTGAGAAAATCATGACGGTTGATAGGGTTGTAATTTGTGAGAGAGTAAAGGAGTTGATGGGAGGTGCAAAGGGGAGGAAGGTTAAGGAGAGGGCACAAGAATTGGGGCAATTGGCATGGCATGCTGTGGAGAAAGGTGGTTCTCGTAAGAAATTGGACGAGCTGATTGAGCGGCTCACCAATAAAAATATGTGA